TCATCCCCCTTTTTGGCCTCGTTGGGATACTAGTTATGGCCTTCCAAAGTGCCTGGGTGACCCGGCAGGAAGCAGGAGACAAAAACATGTCTGAACTCGCAGGTTATATAGCAGACGGTGCTATGGCCTTTTTGAAAGCAGAATGGAAAGTACTCAGTTATTTTGTGATCATCGCCGGTATTTTACTCGCCTGGTCAGGGACACTTACCGGCACTGCTGCCAGCCCAATTCACTCCAGTCCCATTATAGCTGTAGCCTTTCTCATTGGCGCAGTATTTTCGGCCTTCGCAGGCTATTTAGGAATGCGCATCGCAACAAAGGCCAATGTCAGAACCACACAGGCAGCCAGAACAAGCTTGGCGCAAGCACTAAAAGTTTCCTTCAGAGGAGGGACAGTTATGGGATTTGGTGTTGCAGGCCTGGCCATTCTCGGCCTCGGCACCCTGTTCATCATTCTTTACCACACCTTTGTACATCCCGGATCTCCGGAATCTTCAGCAGAATTAAAAAAGACTATTGAAGTACTTGCAGGTTTCTCCCTGGGTGCAGAAAGTATTGCCCTTTTTGCCAGAGTTGGCGGAGGGATTTATACCAAAGCAGCAGACGTTGGAGCCGATCTGGTAGGAAAAGTAGAAGCAGGAATCCCCGAAGATGACGTACGTAACCCCGCAACCATTGCAGATAACGTAGGAGATAACGTGGGTGACGTAGCCGGTATGGGCGCAGATTTATTCGGCTCTTACGTAGCTACAATCTTAGCTACCATGGTATTAGGACAGGAAATCGTTTCTGAAGACCTGTTCGGAGGTATGGCCCCAGTACTTTTACCTATGCTGATTGCAGGACTAGGATTAATCTTTTCAATCGTAGCCTCCCTGTTTGTTAAAATCAAGAAAGAAACAGATAGCGTACAAAGCGCGTTAAACATCGGGAACTGGCTATCTATCATATTAACCGCAATCGCCTCTTACTTTGCCGTTCGCTGGTTGTTGCCTCCGGTGATGTCAATCCGCGGATTTGAATTCACTCAGATGTCCGTTTATTACGCGATACTAATCGGCTTAGCGGTTGGTACACTCATGAGCCTGATTACAGAATACTATACTGCAATGGGTAACCGTCCCGTAAACTCAATTATTCAGCAATCCTCTACAGGTCATGCGACCAATATCATTGGCGGACTTTCTGTAGGTATGGAATCCACAGTATTACCTATCCTGGTACTCGCTGCCGGAATATATACCTCTTATTCCTTTGCAGGCTTCTATGGCGTCGCTATTGCCGCAGCCGGGATGATGGCCACTACAGCTATGCAGCTCGCTATTGATGCTTTTGGGCCAATTGCTGATAACGCAGGAGGAATAGCAGAAATGAGCGGATTACCAAAAGAAGTCAGAGAACGTACAGACATGCTTGACGCCGTAGGGAATACCACCGCAGCTACCGGAAAAGGATTTGCAATTGCCTCAGCAGCATTAACTTCTCTTGCATTGTTTGCTGCCTTCGCAGGAATTTCAGGCATCACTTCTATTGACATCTATAAAGCAAATGTATTAGCAGGCCTGTTCGTAGGCGGCATGATTCCTTTCATCTTCTCGTCACTTTGTATTGCCGCAGTAGGCCGGGCAGCGATGGCCATGGTACAAGAAGTGAGAAGACAGTTTAAAGAAATTCCGGGGATTATGGAATATAAAGCTAAACCGGAATATGAAAAATGCGTTGCCATTTCTACCGAAGCCTCTATTCGTGAAATGATGCTTCCCGGAGCCATTGCCTTAATCGTACCCGTTATTGTTGGTTTTACTTTTGGCCCCGAAGTACTCGGAGGCCTGCTTGCCGGTGTAACCGTTTCGGGCGTTTTGATGGGGATTTTCCAATCCAATGCCGGCGGTGCATGGGATAACGCGAAGAAATCCTTTGAAAAAGGAGTGATGATCGAAGGCAAAATGGAATATAAAGGATCAGATCCGCATAAAGCATCTGTAACCGGCGATACCGTAGGAGATCCATTCAAAGATACTTCAGGTCCATCCATGAATATCCTGATCAAACTCATGTCTATCGTTTCACTGATCATAGCCCCGCATATTGCCGTAGGGATCAGTAACCCCGGTACAACAGAGATCAGAAAAGAAATACAAATCAGTAAATCGACTGACTCCAAAGGAAAAATCAAGATCGATACCGTTAAAAATGTGACAGATACCCTGATTCATCCCTAGTCCATCCATATATTGTTCTGAATAAAAGGGATTTTCAAAATAAATCCCTTTTATTTTTAAATATATTTTAATTAGGTTTGGTCTTGAACTAACCCATAAAAAAACAAACAACCAAACTTACTATGTTATTTAAAAAATCTATCCCACAACTATTGGCTGAAGCGAATGAGAGTGGCGAGGGCACTTTAAAGCGTACCCTAACCAGTTTCAACCTGGTAGCCTTAGGTGTCGGTGCTATTATTGGTGCAGGATTATTCTCCCTTACAGGTATCGCATCGGCAGATAATGCCGGACCTGCGGTAATCCTATCCTTCATCATTGCCGCAATTGGTTGTGGATTTGCAGGTCTTTGTTATGCAGAATTTGCTTCGATGATCCCAGTTGCAGGTAGTGCCTATACGTACTCTTATGCCACTATGGGAGAATTTATGGCCTGGATTATCGGATGGGATTTAGTTCTTGAATATGCATTAGGTTCAGCTACAGTCGCCTCCAGCTGGTCGCAATACTTCTCTCAATTCCTGCTGGAATTTGGCATTCATTTCCCCACGAGCCTGTTACACGGACCATGGGAAGGTGGAATTGTCAACCTGCCAGCAATTATAATTGTTTGTTTATTATCCTTACTGCTGATGAGGGGTACCAAAGATTCTTCCTCTGTCAATAATGTATTGGTTATTGTAAAAGTTTCTGTAGTCCTGATCTTTATTGTTTTAGGATGGAGCTTTATCAACCCAGCCAATCACCACCCGTTTATCCCGGTTAACCCAGGTGAAGAAGCTGTTAAAGCAGGCACTAAAGGTTTCTTTGAATTCTTTGCCAGTGATGACTTCGGGCACTTCGGTATAAGTGGAATTTTGCGTGGTGCAGGTGTTGTGTTCTTTGCTTTTATCGGTTTTGATGCCGTAAGTACAGCAGCCCAGGAAGCTAAAAACCCACAAAAAGGAATGCCAATTGGTATTATCGGTTCATTGATTGTATGTACCTTATTATATGTACTGTTCTCTTATGTGATGACAGGACTGGAAAACTACACCAAATTTGCAGGTGATGCCAAACCAGTTGCTACGGCCTTCGCGCAAACAGGTTACACCTTCTTAAACCGCTTTTTAATGATTGCGATTCTTGCTGGTTACACCTCGGTAATCCTGGTACTGCTCTTAGGACAAAGCCGTGTGTTCTACAGTATGAGTAAAGATGGGTTATTGCCTAAAGTATTCTCAGACCTTCACCCTAAAAATCAGACTCCGTGGAAAACCAACCTGGCATTCATGATCTTCGTTAGTATTTTTGCAGGCTTTGTGCCGGTTTCAGACTTAGGTCACATGGTGAGTATCGGTACTTTATTTGCTTTCTCATTAGTTTGTATCGGCGTATTGATCTTAAGAAAAACAGATCCTGAACTGGACAGACCTTTCCGTACTCCATGGGTTCCATTTGTTCCTGTTATGGGTATTATTGTTTGTGTACTCATGATGGCTTCGCTACCAATTGTAAGCTGGGAACGTTTAGCAATCTGGATGGCCTTAGGTGTAATCATTTACATGGCCTATAGTAAAAAACACAGTAAAATCAGAAATGCGTACAAAGGATAAATATTTTATGTAGGTGACAGACACAAGGTTAATCCTTGATTGCTCCATATATTATATTGAATAAAAGGGATTTTCAACGAGAATCCCTTTTATTTTTAAATATATTTTAATTAGGTTTGAAATTGAATTAACCCTATCCTAAAAACAAAAAAACTTAAAACTATCCTTTAACTTATGTTATTTAAAAAATCTATCCCACAACTATTAGCTGAGGCAAATGAAAGTGGTGAGGGTACGCTAAAACGTTCTTTAACCAGTTTCAACTTAGTTGCCTTAGGCGTTGGTGCTATTATTGGTGCAGGATTATTCTCCCTTACAGGTATCGCAGCAGCAGATAATGCTGGCCCTGCGGTAATACTATCCTTCATCATCGCCGCAGTTGGTTGTGGATTTGCAGGTCTTTGCTATGCAGAATTTGCTTCGATGATTCCTGTTGCCGGCAGTGCTTATACTTATTCCTATGCCACTATGGGAGAATTTATGGCCTGGATCATAGGATGGGATTTAGTCCTTGAATATGCATTAAGCGCGGCTACCGTTGCTTCCAGCTGGTCACAGTATTTCTCTCAGTTCCTGTTAGAATTCGGTATCCATTTCCCTCAAAACCTGTTACATGGCCCATGGGAAGGTGGAATTGTCAATGTACCGGCAATTGTTATTGTTTGCTTGTTATCTCTGTTATTGATGAGAGGTACCAAAGACTCTTCCTCTGTCAATAACGTTTTGGTTATTGTAAAAGTAGCCGTAGTATTAATCTTTATTATTTTAGGATGGAGCTTTATCAATCCAGCCAATCACCATCCGTTTATCCCGGTTAACCCAGGTGAAGACGCTGTAAAAGCAGGTACAAGAGGATTCATGGAATTCTTTTCGAGTGATGACTTCGGACACTTTGGTATTAGCGGTGTATTGCGTGGTGCAGGCGTTGTGTTTTTTGCCTTTATCGGTTTTGATGCCGTAAGTACAGCAGCACAGGAGGCTAAAAATCCACAAAAAGGAATGCCAATTGGTATTATCGGTTCATTGATCGTTTGTACTTTATTATATGTATTGTTCTCTTACGTGATGACAGGACTGGAAAACTACACCAAATTTGCAGGTGATGCCAAACCAGTTGCTACGGCTTTCGCGCAAACAGGATATACCTTCTTAAACCGCTTTTTAATGATTGCCATTCTTGCTGGTTATACCTCAGTAATCCTGGTGATGTTATTAGGCCAGAGCCGTGTATTCTATAGTATGAGTAAAGATGGGTTATTGCCTAAAATATTCTCAGACCTTCACCCTAAAAACCAGACTCCATGGAAAACTAACCTTGTGTTTATGGTTTTCGTAAGTATCTTCACAGGCTTTGTGCCGGTCTCAGACTTAGGTCACATGGTGAGTATCGGTACTTTATTTGCCTTCTCACTGGTTTGTATTGGCGTATTGATTTTAAGAAAAACCAATCCTGAACTGGAAAGACCATTCCGTACCCCATGGGTTCCTTTGATCCCTATCTTGGGTATCGTGGTTTGTGTACTGATGATGGCTTCTCTGCCTATCGTAAGCTGGGAACGTTTAGCGATCTGGATGGCTCTAGGTGTAGTTATTTATTACGCTTACAGTAAGAAACATAGTAAGATCAGAAATGAATATAATGAGAGCTTGCCAAAATAAGCACTCTGTAAAATGAATAAAATAAAAAAGCCACTTATAAGTGGCTTTTTTATTTTATTCATTTTACATTTACACAAAAAACACCATGAAATTCAATCTAAGTCAAATACTCTCAACCTCAATGGTTTTGTTTGCGATCATTGATATCTTAGGTGCTATTCCCGTGGTGATTCAGCTTCGCAGGAAGGCAGGTCATATTGAGTCAGAAAAAGCGACAATTGTGGCCACTTCACTGATGATTATTTTCCTTTTTGCAGGAGAAACTATGTTAAAAATCATCGGGCTGGATGTACAATCTTTTGCTATTGCCGGTTCCCTGGTAATCTTTTGTATCGCTATGGAAATGGTGTTAGGGCTTACCTTGTTTCACGAAGATGCTCCCGAGACAGTTTCCATCGTTCCTTTAGCCTTTCCGCTGATTGCAGGCGCAGGAACAATGACTACCCTGCTTTCGCTTAAAACCCAATATGATACTCAAAATATAATTATAGGTATCCTGATCAATATGACATTCGTCTATTTTGTATTAAAGAATACCGAACGTCTGGAAAAACTATTTGGGAAATCAGGCTTAAACGTATTAAGAAAGGCATTTGGCGTGATCTTGCTCGCTATTGCAATTAAGCTATTCAGAAGTAATACAGGATTATAATCTCCCTCTAATAAGAAAAAAGGGTTTGTCTGAAAATCTCAGACAGACCCTTTTTTATCATATAAACTGAAAGCTCTTAATCTTTTTTAATCAGCCTTGCGATAAACATCGTATCGGCCTTATCATTGTAACCTGTAATGCTCTGCATACTTTCCAGTGTCAATGGTAAATTAGCAAGCAGGTAATCAATCACCTCTTCATTCTCCTTCTTAAATACCGAACAGGTGATGTAAAGTAATGGTTTACCCGTTTTAAGATATTTTACAACCCGTTCTGCAATGCTCTTCTGAAGCTTCGAGAAGTAATCTATTTTATGTGCATCAAAATGAACAAGCATTTCCGGCGTGCGTCCCCAGGTTCCTGATCCCGTACAAGGTGCATCCAGGATGATCCCATCAAACACATAATCATGCAAGTCCTGATCATTATTCTGCAACAGATCCAGTACTTTTTTATGATACTTCTTAATCCCGGCAGCTTCAAAGCGTTCATCCAGGTTATGCAGACTGTTCTCCCTGACATCACTCACCAACAACTCTATTTTAGGCTGCATATCGTGCAGCAGGAGAGACTTTCCACCAGAAGCGGCACAACAATCCCACCAATAGTCATAAGGCTGCGGAGCGAAGAATTCACCCGTTTTCTGAGAGGATAAATCCTGAACCTGGTAATACTGATCTTCAGGTAACAGTTTCTCCAGCTTCGTTCCGTTGGGTAAAGCCAGTGTTTTTTCACTGATTTCCTTCACAGCTACTTCTGCCGCAACCAGTAAATCGAAGATTTTTTTATGATGTACCGCCTTAATCCTCAGAAACAAATCTGGCTGAATGAAAAATGACTGTAAGAAATCTGTAGTATCAATTCCTTCAGACAATTCAGCCGTAAAAGAAAACACCTCCGTTAACTTAAATTTCGGAAAAGTATCTTCAACAAGTTTTAACTTCGCCTGTATCGGTAATAACAATTGCTCTTTAAACTGAGGCAGGTAATGATTGATCATCAGACTCTCCGTTTGATTACACAGGAAATCTGCGATGGCAAGGCGTAATAACTGCTTTTCTTTTTTCAGTGCCTGTCCCAAACGGAAATAGCTATACAGATAGCGGGTTACCCAGCGTCTGTCTGACGAGCCCATTTGCTTGTGCTGTTTAAAATAAGTAAACAGGAACCTGTGCAAAGGTAAAACCCCATCATATTGCTTGAAGACATCCTCAAAGGAACGGATCTGATATTCTAATTTCATTCGGTATTTATTGTTTCAGCAGTAGATTAAACCTTATTCTATCGGGTTTAATGCAAAGTTTTTATATTCCAATAAGAACAAACTGGTATTGATATAACCCAGTTTATCATCTTTGATAAAGCGGAAAGAGTTTTCTAATCCGTCATAATGCTCCTGCGTCAGATGCTTCAGATAACCAGCACCATGCTCAGCGAACAATTTCCCGAAGAAAAACCCAACATCAAATCCTTTAAAAGAGTATTCCGCAGGCTCAAACTTGTTAAGCTGACGGTATTTTCTTACAAAATTAATGACATCCCGGCTCTTATAATCTACAAAATAAGAAGTGGTAATTTTGGTACGCAGCAACTGTAATTTCTCTATATTATAATTTTGCTTGCCCCAGTTCGGATGGCCAAACAATTCAATATTGCTGCCCGCAGTTTTCATCTTTGCCAGCTTATCTATGCTGCCTACTACAAAGGCCCTGTCAGCCGAAGAAATCAGCACCGCATATTGTTTACCGGGAACCATTTTCGTTTCCATGGCAAATACAGAAGCATACTCCTGAAAAATATAACGTGAACCTCTGCCCTTCTGGAAATAATCACGCAATGGATTGCCTAATACTTCATCTGCGGATTTCTTTGGATTGATCAGCACAACTATTGCTTTTCCCGGATCATACTCTCTTCTGATATAATCACCAATTTTATCTGCATGCAGATCAATATTATTGACAATAGAGATCAGGTTTGGATTATTGAATTCATCAGGATGTGTAGCCGCCAGAGGCGAAACCACAGGAATATTATTGGCAATAGAATAATTGGTAATAAACTTAACCCCATCAGGAAATACAGGGCCGATAATTAAGTTTGTACCTGCCAGCTGACCCGACTTCAGTAAAGAAGTAATCTGAACATTATTATCACGCGTGTCCAGCACCTTTACCTTAAAGTTCATACCGGCAGCGGCAGCAGAGTCGATCCCCATTTTAAAGCCCTGATAAAAATCAATGGCCATCGCAGACTTTTCCATTTCAGCTTTATTACCAGCTTTAATTCTGGCACTGTTCAGGTTAAGCGGGATCAGCAAAGAAATATTGGCCTCAGTGAATTTCTTCTCTGAGGCTGCATCCTTTTTGTCTTCTTTATTTCCGATTTCTTTTTTAGGTGACTTATTTGTCCTGGTCTTTGGCGAACAGGCCGCCAGGCAGAAACAAATAAATAGCAGACACCAGAATCTATTCCCACTCAATCGTTGCAGGTGGTTTTGAACTAATATCATATACGACCCTATTAATACCTTTGACTTTATTGATGATTTCATTAGAAATTTTCGCAAGAACCGGGTAAGGCAAATGACACCAGTCGGCAGTCATCCCATCCACAGATTCCACAGCACGAAGACAGATTACGTTTTCGTAAGTACGTTCATCGCCCATTACACCTACCGATTGAACCGGAAGGAATATAGCTCCTGCCTGCCAAACCTGGTCGTATAAACCTGCCTCTTTAAGATTATTAATATAGATAGCGTCAGCTTCCTGAAGGATAGCTACTTTTTCTTCGGTCACATCACCCAGAATACGAATCGCTAAACCTGGTCCCGGGAAAGGGTGACGGCCTAAGATAAATGCTTCTAAACCTAATGACTTACCTACTCTTCTTACTTCATCTTTAAATAAAGTATTCAAAGGTTCCACGACTTTAAGTTTCATGAAATCTGGTAAACCACCAACGTTATGGTGAGATTTAATAGTTGCTGAAGGGCCTTTTACAGAAATTGACTCAATGACATCAGGATAGATTGTACCCTGTGCAAGCCATTTTACATCCTGTACTTCATGCGCTGCATCATCAAATACTTCGATGAATACACGGCCTATAGCTTTACGTTTCAGCTCAGGATCTTTAATACCAGCAAGCTGACTTAAAAAACGGTCCTTTGCATCAACACCTTTAATATTTAAACCTAAATGTTTGTATTGTTCCAGAACCGCAGCATACTCATCTTTACGTAATAAGCCGTTGTCTACAAAAATACAGTGGAGGTTAGTTCCGATAGCTTTGTGTAAAAGAATTGCTGCAACACTTGAATCCACACCACCAGAAAGACCTAAAACAACTTTATCGTCGCCTAATTTCTCTTTCAAAGCAGCAATGGTAGTTTCAACAAAAGCATCCGCAGTCCAGTTCTGGCTGCAACCACAAATATCTACCAGGAAGTTTTCCAGTAATTGTTTTCCATCCGTGCTGTGTGTTACTTCAGGGTGGAACTGAATGGCATAAGTATCCGAGTTTTTTACATGGAAACCGGCAACTTTTACACTGTCAGTACTTGCTATGATCTCAAAATTTTCAGGAACCACAGTAATGGTATCACCATGTGACATCCAGACCTGAGAATTTAAATCTATATTTTTTAATAATTTACTGGTTGACTGAACGAAATTCAGATTTGCTCTTCCATATTCACGTGTTGAAGAAGGCTGAACTTCACCGCCTGAATGCTGTGCAAGATATTGTGCACCGTAACAAACAGCCAGCACCGGAAATTTCTGATGAAAGCGTGTTAAATCAATTTGAGGTGCATCTTCCTGACGCACAGAGTATGGGCTACCTGAAAAGATAATACCTTTAACATCTGATAAGGTTTCCGGAATATTATTAAATGGATGTATTTCGCAATAAACATTTAGCTCACGCACCCTGCGGGCTATCAATTGTGTGAATTGAGATCCAAAATCGATAATGATGATTTTTTCTAGCATGGCCAAAGTTAGTATTTATTCACTTCAACACCGAATCTTTTTAAGAAATCCACACCCTCATCGCTCGGCAGCCCTTTGTAAGCTGCATAAGAGTCTTTAAAATAAACAACTTTTATCCCTGACGAAAGGATTAATCGTGCACACGCAATACAAGGAGAAAGCGTCGTATATAATGTTGATCCTTCAATCTTTGACCCATTTCTGGAGGCATATAAAATCGCGTTTTCTTCTGCATGCAAGGCTAGCGAACAACTCCCTCTGGAATCTTTTTCACAGCCTGTATCCGGCCATTCCTCATCACAATTATGTGTACCCGATGGCGGCCCGTTATACCCGATAGAAATGATCCGGGTATCTTTTGTCAATACAGCACCTACCTGTGCCCTTACACAATGAGATCTGGCGGCAAGATCTACCGCCAGATTCATATAAATATCATTAAAACCAGGTTTAACTGTCATAAAATTAGTGACCCCCTTCTGCTTCGATATGTTCAACATCAATTCCTTGTCTCTTCAATACCGAACTCACTTTCCATGCAAAGAATATCAGGTAAACAAACCCAAACAACGGGATAATATAAGAATGGTGGATACCATGTGTATCTGCTAATTGTCCCTGTACCGGTGGTAAAATAGCACCACCTAAGATCATCATAATCAGGAATGATGAACCCTGGCTTGTATATTTACCTAATCCTGTAATTGATAAGGCAAAGATAGAAGGCCACATAATTGAACAGCATAAACCACCACTGATAAACGCAAATGTCGCAACCTCACCTGTAGTCATTAAACCAACAAGCATACAAATTACGCCTAACGTGGCGAAAATAGCCAGTGTTTTAGCTGGTTTCTCCTGACCAAGGAAAAATCCTACGATCAATACCGCTACACAAACACCATAGATATATAAGTTACCTACATCTGTACCTGTAAAATGGTTCACTAAAAGAATCACGCCAAAGGCTACAAAAGGGACAACAACAGTTAATATGTTCTTTGTAATTTTTGATAAATTAAAGGCACTCACCGCCCCCGTCCAACGACCAATCATCATACTTCCCCAATATAAAGCTATATAAGGTTTAATCGCAGACTCAGGGAAGCCACCAAACTCTTTGAGGTGAAGTAAAGCACCTAAATTACTTTGGATCGTTACCTCAACCCCTACATAAGTAAAGATTGCGATCATTCCCATAATCAGCTGAGGATATTGCATTGCACCCCATTGATTTCCATTCTCTTTCTTTTTAAGCAGTACAAAGATCAATGCACCGATAATAATAGCCAGTGAAGAGTATACAAAGTTTGCTTCAGGCAAGTTCGTTAAACCAGCTAGCGGTTTAGCTGCAAGTACCATTAAAAATCCAAGGATAATTACTAAAAGCGGCCCGTTTGATTTTGGACTGGCTTCCATCGTTTCTTTACTGGTTACTTCAGGTAATTTAGTGATGGCATAGAAACCAGCAACTAATAAGAATAATCCTGAAAGGGCATAGTATAAGGTAGTAATTGAAGAAATCTCTACTGTTTTTGCTACTGCATCACTTGCAGAACCAAATAGTACCAGACTCACAATAACCGGGCCCATCAAACCACCAAAGTTATTTACTCCACCTGCAAGATTAAGGCGGTGTGTTCCGCTTTCTGGCGCACCCAGGGCCACCACAAATGGTTGCGCCGCTGTTTGCTGTAAAGAGAAACCTATTGCAATGACGAAAAAGGCGATTAAAATGAAAAAGAATGATCCTGAATGAACAGCAGGAACCATTAACAGGGCACCACCGGCAGAAACAATCAAACCAAGGATAATCCCTTTTTTGTAACCTATTTTGTTTAGGATATCTACTTTACTTGCCTGAGAGGCAAAGTATAAAATCAATGAACCAATAAAGTATCCGCCATAGAACGTAAAGTCAATCAGTTGAGATTCAAATTGTGTGAGGTTGAAATGTGACTTACAGAAAGGTATAAAGATACCATTCGATGCGGCCACGAAGCCCCAGAAAAAGAACACGGTGATGATCGAATACAACGCCGTTCCATAGTTTTGTTGTTTTTGGTTTTCCATTGATTATGCAAGTTTTTTTTTGGTTGTTTGAAACTATCTTGTGCTTAGGATTGTTCCATATAATTATAGTCAGGATATTATCAATACTTAGTGTCGATAATACAAGGCATAAACATAATTAAAATATTGTGTATAGTGTA
The DNA window shown above is from Pedobacter cryoconitis and carries:
- a CDS encoding sodium-translocating pyrophosphatase — encoded protein: MIFLQQNLIYFIPLFGLVGILVMAFQSAWVTRQEAGDKNMSELAGYIADGAMAFLKAEWKVLSYFVIIAGILLAWSGTLTGTAASPIHSSPIIAVAFLIGAVFSAFAGYLGMRIATKANVRTTQAARTSLAQALKVSFRGGTVMGFGVAGLAILGLGTLFIILYHTFVHPGSPESSAELKKTIEVLAGFSLGAESIALFARVGGGIYTKAADVGADLVGKVEAGIPEDDVRNPATIADNVGDNVGDVAGMGADLFGSYVATILATMVLGQEIVSEDLFGGMAPVLLPMLIAGLGLIFSIVASLFVKIKKETDSVQSALNIGNWLSIILTAIASYFAVRWLLPPVMSIRGFEFTQMSVYYAILIGLAVGTLMSLITEYYTAMGNRPVNSIIQQSSTGHATNIIGGLSVGMESTVLPILVLAAGIYTSYSFAGFYGVAIAAAGMMATTAMQLAIDAFGPIADNAGGIAEMSGLPKEVRERTDMLDAVGNTTAATGKGFAIASAALTSLALFAAFAGISGITSIDIYKANVLAGLFVGGMIPFIFSSLCIAAVGRAAMAMVQEVRRQFKEIPGIMEYKAKPEYEKCVAISTEASIREMMLPGAIALIVPVIVGFTFGPEVLGGLLAGVTVSGVLMGIFQSNAGGAWDNAKKSFEKGVMIEGKMEYKGSDPHKASVTGDTVGDPFKDTSGPSMNILIKLMSIVSLIIAPHIAVGISNPGTTEIRKEIQISKSTDSKGKIKIDTVKNVTDTLIHP
- a CDS encoding amino acid permease codes for the protein MLFKKSIPQLLAEANESGEGTLKRTLTSFNLVALGVGAIIGAGLFSLTGIASADNAGPAVILSFIIAAIGCGFAGLCYAEFASMIPVAGSAYTYSYATMGEFMAWIIGWDLVLEYALGSATVASSWSQYFSQFLLEFGIHFPTSLLHGPWEGGIVNLPAIIIVCLLSLLLMRGTKDSSSVNNVLVIVKVSVVLIFIVLGWSFINPANHHPFIPVNPGEEAVKAGTKGFFEFFASDDFGHFGISGILRGAGVVFFAFIGFDAVSTAAQEAKNPQKGMPIGIIGSLIVCTLLYVLFSYVMTGLENYTKFAGDAKPVATAFAQTGYTFLNRFLMIAILAGYTSVILVLLLGQSRVFYSMSKDGLLPKVFSDLHPKNQTPWKTNLAFMIFVSIFAGFVPVSDLGHMVSIGTLFAFSLVCIGVLILRKTDPELDRPFRTPWVPFVPVMGIIVCVLMMASLPIVSWERLAIWMALGVIIYMAYSKKHSKIRNAYKG
- a CDS encoding amino acid permease, which encodes MLFKKSIPQLLAEANESGEGTLKRSLTSFNLVALGVGAIIGAGLFSLTGIAAADNAGPAVILSFIIAAVGCGFAGLCYAEFASMIPVAGSAYTYSYATMGEFMAWIIGWDLVLEYALSAATVASSWSQYFSQFLLEFGIHFPQNLLHGPWEGGIVNVPAIVIVCLLSLLLMRGTKDSSSVNNVLVIVKVAVVLIFIILGWSFINPANHHPFIPVNPGEDAVKAGTRGFMEFFSSDDFGHFGISGVLRGAGVVFFAFIGFDAVSTAAQEAKNPQKGMPIGIIGSLIVCTLLYVLFSYVMTGLENYTKFAGDAKPVATAFAQTGYTFLNRFLMIAILAGYTSVILVMLLGQSRVFYSMSKDGLLPKIFSDLHPKNQTPWKTNLVFMVFVSIFTGFVPVSDLGHMVSIGTLFAFSLVCIGVLILRKTNPELERPFRTPWVPLIPILGIVVCVLMMASLPIVSWERLAIWMALGVVIYYAYSKKHSKIRNEYNESLPK
- a CDS encoding MarC family protein codes for the protein MKFNLSQILSTSMVLFAIIDILGAIPVVIQLRRKAGHIESEKATIVATSLMIIFLFAGETMLKIIGLDVQSFAIAGSLVIFCIAMEMVLGLTLFHEDAPETVSIVPLAFPLIAGAGTMTTLLSLKTQYDTQNIIIGILINMTFVYFVLKNTERLEKLFGKSGLNVLRKAFGVILLAIAIKLFRSNTGL
- a CDS encoding RsmB/NOP family class I SAM-dependent RNA methyltransferase, translating into MKLEYQIRSFEDVFKQYDGVLPLHRFLFTYFKQHKQMGSSDRRWVTRYLYSYFRLGQALKKEKQLLRLAIADFLCNQTESLMINHYLPQFKEQLLLPIQAKLKLVEDTFPKFKLTEVFSFTAELSEGIDTTDFLQSFFIQPDLFLRIKAVHHKKIFDLLVAAEVAVKEISEKTLALPNGTKLEKLLPEDQYYQVQDLSSQKTGEFFAPQPYDYWWDCCAASGGKSLLLHDMQPKIELLVSDVRENSLHNLDERFEAAGIKKYHKKVLDLLQNNDQDLHDYVFDGIILDAPCTGSGTWGRTPEMLVHFDAHKIDYFSKLQKSIAERVVKYLKTGKPLLYITCSVFKKENEEVIDYLLANLPLTLESMQSITGYNDKADTMFIARLIKKD
- a CDS encoding ABC transporter substrate-binding protein: MILVQNHLQRLSGNRFWCLLFICFCLAACSPKTRTNKSPKKEIGNKEDKKDAASEKKFTEANISLLIPLNLNSARIKAGNKAEMEKSAMAIDFYQGFKMGIDSAAAAGMNFKVKVLDTRDNNVQITSLLKSGQLAGTNLIIGPVFPDGVKFITNYSIANNIPVVSPLAATHPDEFNNPNLISIVNNIDLHADKIGDYIRREYDPGKAIVVLINPKKSADEVLGNPLRDYFQKGRGSRYIFQEYASVFAMETKMVPGKQYAVLISSADRAFVVGSIDKLAKMKTAGSNIELFGHPNWGKQNYNIEKLQLLRTKITTSYFVDYKSRDVINFVRKYRQLNKFEPAEYSFKGFDVGFFFGKLFAEHGAGYLKHLTQEHYDGLENSFRFIKDDKLGYINTSLFLLEYKNFALNPIE
- the guaA gene encoding glutamine-hydrolyzing GMP synthase — its product is MLEKIIIIDFGSQFTQLIARRVRELNVYCEIHPFNNIPETLSDVKGIIFSGSPYSVRQEDAPQIDLTRFHQKFPVLAVCYGAQYLAQHSGGEVQPSSTREYGRANLNFVQSTSKLLKNIDLNSQVWMSHGDTITVVPENFEIIASTDSVKVAGFHVKNSDTYAIQFHPEVTHSTDGKQLLENFLVDICGCSQNWTADAFVETTIAALKEKLGDDKVVLGLSGGVDSSVAAILLHKAIGTNLHCIFVDNGLLRKDEYAAVLEQYKHLGLNIKGVDAKDRFLSQLAGIKDPELKRKAIGRVFIEVFDDAAHEVQDVKWLAQGTIYPDVIESISVKGPSATIKSHHNVGGLPDFMKLKVVEPLNTLFKDEVRRVGKSLGLEAFILGRHPFPGPGLAIRILGDVTEEKVAILQEADAIYINNLKEAGLYDQVWQAGAIFLPVQSVGVMGDERTYENVICLRAVESVDGMTADWCHLPYPVLAKISNEIINKVKGINRVVYDISSKPPATIEWE